Within the Benincasa hispida cultivar B227 unplaced genomic scaffold, ASM972705v1 Contig207, whole genome shotgun sequence genome, the region CCAATAGTCGATGGCAATGGCAGGAGCGGGGACGTTCTCGATCTTTCCCTCGTCGATATCCTTCAAGTACTCAGTGTAAGAATGGATGGCTTCCTCTTCCAAATAGCCAACAATTCTATGAGCCAATTTGGGGGACATCAAGTAGAGAACAAAGAAGGCATTGAAAAAGACTCCCTGCACTGTGATCACAAGCAGCCGCTCGTACCACTTGGGCTGCACTAGCTCAATCATGGTCATTAAATGCATCCTCTCATTCTCTGCTTCTTCAAGCAGGGCCTTAATCCACCCCCCACTGTGCTGAAACTTTCTCAGAGACTTCAGATGCAACAGCATCCCTCCAACCATCCCCGGCACTGCTGCCACCGTCTCAAGCATCACTGCTCGACAACCGTAGCGTCTCTGCACAACGTAGAAACTGAAATGAATTCTAGACAATGTATCAAACTTTAAAAACTATATCTTAAACTTGTGTTGAAGAGTTACTTGGATTTCTAAACCTGAATCCTACCGTAAAAGAAAGGCAAACACGTTGTGTTGACCAGAGGAACTTTCCACATTTAGAATCATCCGATTGTTTCTTGTAAGAAgggttttcaaaattgattgaaCCACTCAGAATTCAGTGAAAAGCAAACAAATCAGATTAACCCACCTGGAAGAAAATATCTGTTGGGATCCGAAGAAGCTTCACAACGCGGTAAGCGACTTTGTCCAGGAAAGCTTTCGGCTCATGGTGTTTTCCAAGATCTATGGACAAATCTGCTCTGTAAGTCTCCCATGGCTGCATTTACAGCAACAGTTTCTTCAGAACCACAATTCATTAAAGAAACAGGAAAACAACAGTTGCGAAACTCCATTCTCATACTTAAACGAAAAGGATTTGATCAAAACACTGGATTACAAAACGTTTAATCGGATCTCCCAAAGCCAAATCAGGCGAACTTTAAAGAGTATCGAATTACCCCCAGAAAAGGACACACAATTTAAGGCTAAAAGCAAGCAACAAACAGTTGATGGACAAAAGTACAACAAACGAATTAGAAGCTCCCTCTAAAGTCAATAGAACAGATCATTGAAAAGGGCAAATAAAGCAAAGACCAAATTCATACCATAAAGCAATTCCAAGGCCATTCAGACCCATCTTCCCTAGTAATCTTCGGCCTGTAAATCCCCCAATAACTAGAAACCATAGCATTctccttctctttttccttcttctcctgATTCTCAATATCCTTAATCCCCTGTTCCATTTTCACCTTCCCCTGTTCCTCTGCCACCGCCGCCGACGAGCTCAAAAACCTCCTCCACTGGAATCCCCCATCCGCCAACGGCTGGTACCTCGTCCCCGGCGACGCCACCGCCGCGAAAGTAACCTTCATAGCACCGTCACTGCCACCAACGGAAACCCCGGCGACGGAGCCAAAGCTCCGGCTATTATTAACCAAAGCCCTCGCAAAACTCCTAATCACAATACGATTCATCGCTAGAAATCAAAACAATGGACCAAATTCCTTCACGTCGATTCTTCTCCGATTGTCCATGAAAGCAATGACCAGTCCGTTATAAGTAGTGGGCTGGCTTCGTTGAAAATAACCGACAAAGGATTATAATCCTGTGCTTTGCGGTTTCAGTGCGACGGCTGTTCAAGTTGGTAAGAATGAGTAGGCTTGGGGCTCAAGAAATCTTCGACGCCTTTCGTTAGGCGTCGAGATTCCAGAAGGTTCCAGGAAATCCGTAGCCTTGGGGAGCAAGAAAGAAAGGATTTATAATGGTCCGAGAATCAGGGGATTACAACCATAACCACTCAATTCAATTTTctacttttgtattttttctaataaaataataataataacctcTCTGGGTTGGCGGCTGTTTAGAGAAATTATCGTGTGGTTTTTGAGTCAAACGTGTTTCTGGTTTTTAGGTCAGCGGTCAACAGACATCTTTCGTTATTGACCGTTTGATCTTTTTTTTGTGGGACCCATTGGGATATAAGAATGGTAATCCAGATCGGAcggaatttatttatttaattatgtattttGGGTCAGGTTTGGGATCTGTTGTGAAGAAGTAGTTGCCTTGTTTGACCCGGATTTGTGAAAAGACTGTTTTGCCCTTCCTTCCATTCCAATAATATAGCAAATTTAAAAAGTTGTCGGAAACAGGACTCTGTATTTTTACTCTTAAAAAAAGATAACAagttctttttacttttttttttgtttttttgtttttgttttttttttttatattttaattaattttcgtATGTGTATAAGAAAGGTGAAATGCATAAAGATGTGTGATGTTTTAGATACACCTAagaatttttgttttgattataattttttatttttatttaagtttttttttttttcagtaatataattttcaaaacatttatttaaaaaaatattgaattattttggtattttgattttccttttattcATCTCTCTTTTCCGTCATAATGTTCTGTAATATTTCTAAATTAAGTTttgaaatattatatcaaatttatgaaaagaaagaaagaattatTGTCTCAAGGTATCAGGGAATTTTTGTTCTATAGAACAACTTTCTAAAATTTCCAAGCACCAAAATAATATTGACTATAACTTAGTGGTAAGACACTATTTACTGAGAAGGATCATTACCCAAGCAAAATAGCAAGATATTCAAGCATCAACATAAATAATTTAGGTACTCGTTTCTCAATATTTACTGGGagtataataaaaaattgaaaaatcgagAACCAAACCAACCCAATTGATCTGCAAGTTTgatttttagtataaaattggacaatttgattatatttagaaaaaaccaaaaatgtatttgtttGGAATGGTTTTTCATAAGAAAGACGATCAAAATTGAATCAATCAAGGAGATATGTATATACCATTAAAAATAAACTCTAACATTAGGTATCTTTTAGTATTTTAGTTATTGACTAATTATTATGGAGCatgtatttttgttatttagaaagatattaagaaaaaaaaacaaaaatgtccAATTTCAAAAACCATTCCGATAATAAATTGGATCAAACAAAAATGTTCTTGATTGAACATCAGTTTAAATTCTCTTTTAGTGATACTTGATTGaccctaaaatcaataaaatcgAATCAACTTTTATCCTAATACTTACTATCAATCTAAAAGGTTATGGTTGGTACCTACCCTACCATTGTTAcgttaaatatttataatatgtgTGTGGGAACGGCAATAACGAATCtagtaatttattttaaaatatttgttggaGTATTAgttgaattttataaaaataaaaaaatttggtgGATAGTAGAACTGGTTGACAACATGGAACTGGTCAAGCTTCGGACCAGaacaaattcaaattgaattctttgttgttttctatttct harbors:
- the LOC120069087 gene encoding ubiquinol oxidase, mitochondrial, whose product is MNRIVIRSFARALVNNSRSFGSVAGVSVGGSDGAMKVTFAAVASPGTRYQPLADGGFQWRRFLSSSAAVAEEQGKVKMEQGIKDIENQEKKEKEKENAMVSSYWGIYRPKITREDGSEWPWNCFMPWETYRADLSIDLGKHHEPKAFLDKVAYRVVKLLRIPTDIFFQRRYGCRAVMLETVAAVPGMVGGMLLHLKSLRKFQHSGGWIKALLEEAENERMHLMTMIELVQPKWYERLLVITVQGVFFNAFFVLYLMSPKLAHRIVGYLEEEAIHSYTEYLKDIDEGKIENVPAPAIAIDYWRLPKDARLKDVITVIRADEAHHRDVNHFASDIHFQGKELRESAAPLGYH